The nucleotide sequence CCGGCGGGGGACGGCGGAGCAGCGCCGCGTTGACCGCGGCGTGCGCGGCCCCGAGCACGGCCACGCCGGCCAGCGCCGGCACCAGGCGGCCGGTCACCGCCGGCCCGCGCGCCGGTGCTGGAGGCCGAGGACGGCGAGGACGACAGCGCCGAGCCCTGCCCCCCAGGCCGCCGAACCGGGCAGGCCCAGCCAGCCGGCGTGGGCCAGGGCGCCGCCGAGGGTCATCCAGGCGAGGGCGAAGAGCGGGGCGGCCGGCCCCACCCGCGGAGGGCCGGGTGCCCGGGTGCGCTCCACCAGCAGGTCGAGCAGCGTCATGAGCACCGCGCCGGCGACCAGCCACCCGGCGAGATTGGTCAGCGGCACGGTGTCGATGCCGGGCAGGCCCGGGGACGGATCGGCCCACGTCCAGTAGCCGGCCTGCACCAGCTGCGGGTCGAGCACGACGTCCCAGGCGGCGAAGACCGCGGCCGCCCAGGCGATCCGCGCCGGCCGCCGGCGGGCCGCACGGACGGGCCGCGCCAGCACCTCGCCCAGCAGCCAGCTGGGCCAGGCCATCATCAGCCAGGCCAGCGGCACCAGGAACGGCACGCCC is from Blastococcus sp. HT6-4 and encodes:
- a CDS encoding carotenoid biosynthesis protein, whose protein sequence is MTAATAQAPAPALRRVVPLVLAGALVATAIAYPLSSGAGRDVVSWTIVLLGSALSVVHASLSRGLRTGAGVLALVAATAIAFESLGLATGYPYGSYTYSDTLGPTLLGVPFLVPLAWLMMAWPSWLLGEVLARPVRAARRRPARIAWAAAVFAAWDVVLDPQLVQAGYWTWADPSPGLPGIDTVPLTNLAGWLVAGAVLMTLLDLLVERTRAPGPPRVGPAAPLFALAWMTLGGALAHAGWLGLPGSAAWGAGLGAVVLAVLGLQHRRAGRR